The DNA region CAAATTGTATGCTTCTTGCATGTAAGGCCTGTAAATGTGGGTGCATAATATTACTagttcaaaataataatatttgctaGCCATGAAAcattgatatttattttattgtttggtATAACATGCAAAATTGTTTCACCCGTTCCTTCTCTTCGCAATTTCCCTTCATAATCAGTGACGAGTTATGCATTTTTCTCCTTGATAGTTACTTCATAATGTTGTTGATGTGTTTTGCAGGAGAGTTGCACGATGATGCTTCTTTTAAGCTAGGAGTTGGTTGTGGTTTACTATATATGATTGCAGCTAGTAAAAATGAGCTTGGGAAGATGGTTGAATTGCGGAAAGAAATGGAAATGCTCCTTCAAAATGTGAAAGGGGTACTGCAGAGTAAAGATGCACTTATCAAGCCATTGAAGCAGAATGAGGCTCTTGCCTGTTCCATAACTGATGTTCAAGAAGTTTCCGACTTTCACAGTCCCCTTTCAGTTCATTCAAAAACACCATATGTTCACCAAGAGTCAACAAGTGCAGTGGTTCATAAACATTTTCTAGAATATAATATAAATGACCGTaataaacttgcagaagaaataaATGAGCTTGAGGCAGAATTTGAAGTTGAGTTAGAACGGTTGCAGCTGTATATGGATAGAGAAGCTGTGTATGAAGATGCAAAACACGAAATATTTAAGGTAGAATTTTCATAGAGTAATTCTCATTCGTATATTCATTTTCTTATTCTGATATCTATTAAATCAACCAAGAACAATTTTGTGTCCGTCCATCAATATCAATTTTATCAAGTGAAATTCCCTTTGAGGGATGCATCTACAAATATCTCGTTACTCTTCTGTTTAGAAAAGTATTGTGGGGTTAGTTTAATCTGGTATGAGAAGGAGTAACggctttttaataaattttgttcTTGGTTATTATCCATTCCATAGTGGCTGAAAGCGGTATTTGGCAGGTAAATGCTGAGGACTCCCATTCAAAGAGCCATAGTTTGAGTTCTGGTGAAATAGTGATGGACCCGCAAGGAGCATGTGCTGATGTATCTTTTGCAGTTCCTCCAGTTGAACTGGAGAGAAGATTGCATGAACTGCTACAAGCAAGAATGCAAGAACAGATATCGGAGTTGGAGTCTGCTTTAGAATGCACCACTCATAAGCTTGCTGAGAAAGAGATTGAGGTTACTTGGTGGAAAGACACTGCAAAACTTGTGTCGCAGCACCTTCCAGAAACTTCTCGGTTTACGTTCCGTCTTGATCCTGATACTGCTTTGAAGTTGAGTCAAGTTGTATAGCTTTTGAAAGAGTGAAGTATAGGCCATTGTGGTTTTTGCACAACGTAGTAACAACCTGTtgctccattttttcttttcatttaaatttctggTTCAGTCATGGAGCATATAATTTGGACTTTGTCAACATTTTTTGCGAAGGTCTCTATTTTTATTTCTCCTTTGTGGGTTAGGAAATCTGTGTTTTCTGTAACACAATGATCGTTACATTGGCAGAAGGACGCATTAATCAAACGCTCCATATTTACGTGAACGAAGAAGAAATATTTTTACTAAAGAAAAAGTTGAAAAGTCGATTTCTATCATTTTGATTTCTATCATTTACTTTTGCCTGTTGAAGGACCACAGCAGACAGCACATAAGTGtagattttttaatcaaattgtcCCCTCAACCCCCGGGGGCGCCCCCTTCTTTTTCCTCCTCCTTTGtcgttatttgtttatttattggtCATGGAtcgttttttttaatattagttcCGGGATGACGAAAAACACAAAATGGGCTTTTCTGATCTTTTTCTGAGTTATGGAAAGAGTCAATGATTGGCCCGAAATCACTCAGCCCGTTTCCTGAAGAGAGAGACGACccatcgctgggagcattttggtGATTGACTGAAAAGTGAGGGATAGACCGAACTAAGGGGAAAAAGTGAGGCATTTTTGTAAAAGTAACCCTAGGAAACGCTGGGATAGGACTGGCAATAGATacggtagggtagggtttagattCTACCCTAACTCTATTCACgggttgaaaattattttaaaattctacCATACCCTACTTacaggttgagaatctctcaatccTAACTCTACTtgcaccctaaagttctaaaccctactTTACCCGATTTTATccgcaaaaacaaaaaaaattcaaataaatataaaattcaacaaagttcaaattaaaatcaaaaacaataaaatcttaaagaaatccaacataaaattacaaataatatgattaTTAAATAGCTTAgtgattattttaagtttttataagAAGAAAATTGTGAGTAGAAGACTCACTTTCTTCACTACATacatgttcataccctggcccaacaccAAGGGCCGGGTCCAAATAATCTAAAAGTTCAAATTTTAAGATTGGCCTTCGCCACACACCGACCTTCATAGAAGAGGTCGGCTTCGACACAGACTTCTTTCCAAAGAAGTCGGGCTCGAGGGATAGCtgacagataacacttattcaaataagtaaatgcccctaaaatctctcaacccacttctagaGGCCATatctccaacggtggttattggatcaccactataaatacactgataccCTTTAGGTATcgctaagttccaatactctctaaacctgcttaatcccttgctgacttaggcatcggagtgttttTGCAGGTACCATTCCCCATTCATTCACAAATTGGACGGCAGCTCCCAGACGCTAACCAAGTTGGAGACCACCTTCTTTTGACGTTTGCGCTGATCCTTCAAGTCCGATCCATCTGTCTTAGGTTACCTAGgtaacattggcaccgttgccgaggaCCTTGAACGATCATCCAGTAATGGCGGACGACCAGCCTTTGGATGGGGACACTGCATCTGATTCAGAGCAAGAGCAGTTAGATGCAGCCAACAACGATAGGGCTATAGTATCTCTGCACGGAGCAGGTGCCTAGCACCACGAAGGCCCTTCTGATGAAAAAGGCCCCAGGGAGTTCACTCAGAGGTGTATGGACCAGAAAAATGGGGGCAGCCTCACACTGCCGACCTCATGGGATTACTCCACGGCCACCAAGAACAGCTGAAGCAGCTAGAACAAGAACTAGAGCGACAGCGAGAAGCAGAGAGGAACCTGAGAAGAGAGGTCGAGCGCCGAAAAGAGCTTGAAAAAAAGCTCTTGAGGTTGGAATCCAATCTCCGAGGTCGAAATTCTC from Arachis hypogaea cultivar Tifrunner chromosome 10, arahy.Tifrunner.gnm2.J5K5, whole genome shotgun sequence includes:
- the LOC112715987 gene encoding protein POLARALIZATION DURING ASYMMETRIC DIVISION AND REDISTRIBUTION, whose amino-acid sequence is MNRNNETPKKKKSLLFESSNPNLTNFPRRLSVADILLTGDEDENDANSMAGVGKPSLSARCYSPWRLLARLLKVLRHTKGHTVALRRRQQNETPQSTATTPSLINVSNGSKEFGELHDDASFKLGVGCGLLYMIAASKNELGKMVELRKEMEMLLQNVKGVLQSKDALIKPLKQNEALACSITDVQEVSDFHSPLSVHSKTPYVHQESTSAVVHKHFLEYNINDRNKLAEEINELEAEFEVELERLQLYMDREAVYEDAKHEIFKVNAEDSHSKSHSLSSGEIVMDPQGACADVSFAVPPVELERRLHELLQARMQEQISELESALECTTHKLAEKEIEVTWWKDTAKLVSQHLPETSRFTFRLDPDTALKLSQVV